The following proteins come from a genomic window of Megalobrama amblycephala isolate DHTTF-2021 linkage group LG1, ASM1881202v1, whole genome shotgun sequence:
- the stk19 gene encoding serine/threonine-protein kinase 19 isoform X4: MSRKRALIADTFCLKRRRCAADAVPGDTHDGAADIRSSLQHLMTLFSRKLFNDSLPPVALKHQLYSLHSDKTSVDKQSELRANGELLMFQLGFDSEAFALVFAEDYRAKVLQGEAGQETLGTVEKFLAKLIPGCSDLSFNKEKMLKEFLFTDSEITQLVKSGVLTVRDAGSWWLSIPNSGKFIKYFIKGRKAVLGMVKKSKYGEILKTELEERRTTSQVKFQMKYHIHDIVGAELVECIQTTSGTLLRYVDGNIN, encoded by the exons ATGAGCAGAAAACGAGCGCTGATCGCAGACACCTTCTGCTTGAAGAGACGCAGATGCGCAGCTGACGCTGTTCCCGGAGACACTCACG ATGGAGCAGCTGATATCCGCTCCAGCTTGCAGCACCTCATGACACTGTTCTCACGCAAGCTCTTCAACGACAGTCTCCCTCCAGTGGCCTTAAAACACCAGCTGTACAGTTTACACAGCGACAAAACCTCAGTGGACAAGCAG AGTGAGTTGAGGGCGAATGGCGAGCTGTTGATGTTCCAGCTGGGCTTTGACTCTGAAGCCTTCGCTTTGGTGTTCGCTGAAGACTACAGAGCCAAGGTCCTGCAGGGGGAAGCCGGTCAAGAAACGCTGGGAACTGTGGAGAAATTCCTGGCTAAACTAATTCCCGGATGCTCCGATTTGAGCTTCAACAAAGAAAAGATGCTGAAAGAGTTCCTCTTTACGGACTCTGAGATCAC GCAGCTGGTGAAATCAGGCGTCCTCACTGTGAGGGATGCGGGCAGCTGGTGGCTTTCAATCCCAAACTCTGGCAAATTCATTAAGTACTTCATTAAGG GGCGCAAAGCTGTTCTTGGCATGGTGAAGAAATCCAAATATGGTGAAATCCTGAAGACTGAACTCGAGGAACGCCGCACAACTTCACAGGTTAAATTCCAGATGAAGTATCACATTCATGATATAGTTGGAGCAGAGTTGGTAGAATG CATACAGACAACATCGGGGACATTATTACGATACGTAGACGGAAACATCAACTAA
- the stk19 gene encoding serine/threonine-protein kinase 19 isoform X1: MSRKRALIADTFCLKRRRCAADAVPGDTHADGAADIRSSLQHLMTLFSRKLFNDSLPPVALKHQLYSLHSDKTSVDKQVSELRANGELLMFQLGFDSEAFALVFAEDYRAKVLQGEAGQETLGTVEKFLAKLIPGCSDLSFNKEKMLKEFLFTDSEITQLVKSGVLTVRDAGSWWLSIPNSGKFIKYFIKGRKAVLGMVKKSKYGEILKTELEERRTTSQVKFQMKYHIHDIVGAELVECIQTTSGTLLRYVDGNIN; this comes from the exons ATGAGCAGAAAACGAGCGCTGATCGCAGACACCTTCTGCTTGAAGAGACGCAGATGCGCAGCTGACGCTGTTCCCGGAGACACTCACG CAGATGGAGCAGCTGATATCCGCTCCAGCTTGCAGCACCTCATGACACTGTTCTCACGCAAGCTCTTCAACGACAGTCTCCCTCCAGTGGCCTTAAAACACCAGCTGTACAGTTTACACAGCGACAAAACCTCAGTGGACAAGCAGGTG AGTGAGTTGAGGGCGAATGGCGAGCTGTTGATGTTCCAGCTGGGCTTTGACTCTGAAGCCTTCGCTTTGGTGTTCGCTGAAGACTACAGAGCCAAGGTCCTGCAGGGGGAAGCCGGTCAAGAAACGCTGGGAACTGTGGAGAAATTCCTGGCTAAACTAATTCCCGGATGCTCCGATTTGAGCTTCAACAAAGAAAAGATGCTGAAAGAGTTCCTCTTTACGGACTCTGAGATCAC GCAGCTGGTGAAATCAGGCGTCCTCACTGTGAGGGATGCGGGCAGCTGGTGGCTTTCAATCCCAAACTCTGGCAAATTCATTAAGTACTTCATTAAGG GGCGCAAAGCTGTTCTTGGCATGGTGAAGAAATCCAAATATGGTGAAATCCTGAAGACTGAACTCGAGGAACGCCGCACAACTTCACAGGTTAAATTCCAGATGAAGTATCACATTCATGATATAGTTGGAGCAGAGTTGGTAGAATG CATACAGACAACATCGGGGACATTATTACGATACGTAGACGGAAACATCAACTAA
- the stk19 gene encoding serine/threonine-protein kinase 19 isoform X2 has product MSRKRALIADTFCLKRRRCAADAVPGDTHDGAADIRSSLQHLMTLFSRKLFNDSLPPVALKHQLYSLHSDKTSVDKQVSELRANGELLMFQLGFDSEAFALVFAEDYRAKVLQGEAGQETLGTVEKFLAKLIPGCSDLSFNKEKMLKEFLFTDSEITQLVKSGVLTVRDAGSWWLSIPNSGKFIKYFIKGRKAVLGMVKKSKYGEILKTELEERRTTSQVKFQMKYHIHDIVGAELVECIQTTSGTLLRYVDGNIN; this is encoded by the exons ATGAGCAGAAAACGAGCGCTGATCGCAGACACCTTCTGCTTGAAGAGACGCAGATGCGCAGCTGACGCTGTTCCCGGAGACACTCACG ATGGAGCAGCTGATATCCGCTCCAGCTTGCAGCACCTCATGACACTGTTCTCACGCAAGCTCTTCAACGACAGTCTCCCTCCAGTGGCCTTAAAACACCAGCTGTACAGTTTACACAGCGACAAAACCTCAGTGGACAAGCAGGTG AGTGAGTTGAGGGCGAATGGCGAGCTGTTGATGTTCCAGCTGGGCTTTGACTCTGAAGCCTTCGCTTTGGTGTTCGCTGAAGACTACAGAGCCAAGGTCCTGCAGGGGGAAGCCGGTCAAGAAACGCTGGGAACTGTGGAGAAATTCCTGGCTAAACTAATTCCCGGATGCTCCGATTTGAGCTTCAACAAAGAAAAGATGCTGAAAGAGTTCCTCTTTACGGACTCTGAGATCAC GCAGCTGGTGAAATCAGGCGTCCTCACTGTGAGGGATGCGGGCAGCTGGTGGCTTTCAATCCCAAACTCTGGCAAATTCATTAAGTACTTCATTAAGG GGCGCAAAGCTGTTCTTGGCATGGTGAAGAAATCCAAATATGGTGAAATCCTGAAGACTGAACTCGAGGAACGCCGCACAACTTCACAGGTTAAATTCCAGATGAAGTATCACATTCATGATATAGTTGGAGCAGAGTTGGTAGAATG CATACAGACAACATCGGGGACATTATTACGATACGTAGACGGAAACATCAACTAA
- the stk19 gene encoding serine/threonine-protein kinase 19 isoform X3: protein MSRKRALIADTFCLKRRRCAADAVPGDTHADGAADIRSSLQHLMTLFSRKLFNDSLPPVALKHQLYSLHSDKTSVDKQSELRANGELLMFQLGFDSEAFALVFAEDYRAKVLQGEAGQETLGTVEKFLAKLIPGCSDLSFNKEKMLKEFLFTDSEITQLVKSGVLTVRDAGSWWLSIPNSGKFIKYFIKGRKAVLGMVKKSKYGEILKTELEERRTTSQVKFQMKYHIHDIVGAELVECIQTTSGTLLRYVDGNIN from the exons ATGAGCAGAAAACGAGCGCTGATCGCAGACACCTTCTGCTTGAAGAGACGCAGATGCGCAGCTGACGCTGTTCCCGGAGACACTCACG CAGATGGAGCAGCTGATATCCGCTCCAGCTTGCAGCACCTCATGACACTGTTCTCACGCAAGCTCTTCAACGACAGTCTCCCTCCAGTGGCCTTAAAACACCAGCTGTACAGTTTACACAGCGACAAAACCTCAGTGGACAAGCAG AGTGAGTTGAGGGCGAATGGCGAGCTGTTGATGTTCCAGCTGGGCTTTGACTCTGAAGCCTTCGCTTTGGTGTTCGCTGAAGACTACAGAGCCAAGGTCCTGCAGGGGGAAGCCGGTCAAGAAACGCTGGGAACTGTGGAGAAATTCCTGGCTAAACTAATTCCCGGATGCTCCGATTTGAGCTTCAACAAAGAAAAGATGCTGAAAGAGTTCCTCTTTACGGACTCTGAGATCAC GCAGCTGGTGAAATCAGGCGTCCTCACTGTGAGGGATGCGGGCAGCTGGTGGCTTTCAATCCCAAACTCTGGCAAATTCATTAAGTACTTCATTAAGG GGCGCAAAGCTGTTCTTGGCATGGTGAAGAAATCCAAATATGGTGAAATCCTGAAGACTGAACTCGAGGAACGCCGCACAACTTCACAGGTTAAATTCCAGATGAAGTATCACATTCATGATATAGTTGGAGCAGAGTTGGTAGAATG CATACAGACAACATCGGGGACATTATTACGATACGTAGACGGAAACATCAACTAA